From the genome of Streptomyces xanthophaeus:
CGGCGGCGGACGCCGCGGTCCGGCCCGCGGCGTCTCCGGCGTGCTGGACCTGGACCTGGAACTCAAGGAGTGACCGTGCGGGCCACCCTGCGCTGGGCGCACGCCGACTTCCGCGCACACCGCGGCGAAGCCCTCTTCGTCGTCCTGGCCAGCGCCGGGATCATCGCCTCGCTCCTGCTCGCCGGCGCACTGTTCAGCTACGCCGCCAACCCCTGGCAGCGCGTCTTCAACCAGTCCCACGGCGCACACATCTGGCTGCACACCCGGGCCGGCGCGGACACGGCCGCCCTGTCCCGCGTGGACGGGATCGCCGCCCTCTCCGGGCCCTACCGCACGACGGCGACGACGGTCGAATCACGCGGCGCCCGGGTCGGGGTGTCGCTGCGCGCGGCCGCGACGGAACCCCCGGAGACCGGACGGCCGCTCGTCACCGACGGCACCTGGCTCGCCCGGCCGGACACCACCGGCGAAGGCACGGGCGCCGGCAACGGCGCCCTCGTACTGGAGGCCTCGGTCGCGCGGGCCCTCTGGGCCGAGCCGGGCGACACCGTACGGGTCACCGGACCGGACGGAGCCCCGCACGCACTGCAGGTCAGCGGGATCGCCGAGGTGGCCGAGCCCCGCTACCACCCCGGCGGCGGGCCCGGCATCGGCTGGGTCCTCGACGACACCCTCGACGAGGTCGCCCACGGCGACACCGGGCAGAGCGTGGGCCTGCGCCTGCGCGATCCGGACGACACCGACTTCACCGTCCAGCGGGCCGTGACCCTCCTCGGCGCCGACCGGGTCGCCCAGGTCACCAAGTGGCAGCAGGCACGGGCCGAGGCCGGCGGCGACGACCGGCTGCTCGGGCAGATGTTCGCCGTCTTCGGGCTCGGTGCGCTGCTCGCGGCCGCGCTCGCCGCCGCCGGAGCGATCGGCGCCCGCGTCCGCGGCCAGCTGCGGGACATCGCGATCCTCAAGGCCGTCGGCTTCACCCCCGGCCAGGTGACCCGCGGCTTCCTCGTACAGCATCTGGCCTTCGCCCTCCTCGGCGTGACCCTCGGCACGGCGGCGATCGCCCTCCTGGGCGCCCGGATACCCGGGCGGATCGGCGAGGCGACGGCGGTGTGGCAGGACCTGCCCGGCCACACCGCGCTCATGATCGGTATTCCGTGCGGCGCGGTGCTGCTGATCGCCGCCGCGACCGGGCTCACGGCCTGGCGTGCCGGACGGGTCCCACCGGTGCCGGTGGCCCGCGCGGCACTCCCG
Proteins encoded in this window:
- a CDS encoding ABC transporter permease yields the protein MRATLRWAHADFRAHRGEALFVVLASAGIIASLLLAGALFSYAANPWQRVFNQSHGAHIWLHTRAGADTAALSRVDGIAALSGPYRTTATTVESRGARVGVSLRAAATEPPETGRPLVTDGTWLARPDTTGEGTGAGNGALVLEASVARALWAEPGDTVRVTGPDGAPHALQVSGIAEVAEPRYHPGGGPGIGWVLDDTLDEVAHGDTGQSVGLRLRDPDDTDFTVQRAVTLLGADRVAQVTKWQQARAEAGGDDRLLGQMFAVFGLGALLAAALAAAGAIGARVRGQLRDIAILKAVGFTPGQVTRGFLVQHLAFALLGVTLGTAAIALLGARIPGRIGEATAVWQDLPGHTALMIGIPCGAVLLIAAATGLTAWRAGRVPPVPVARAALPSAAPMTALGRRALGVRVPPALVLGWRAAFPRRGRTLVPVARLALPLVLITVALVAWSTLDQFRSRPAQMGLPAALTVRAAQSAGASDAELERTLAEVPDVAAVHPGAEMAALVPGQTGTITLRGLGTDRNPYPSKVVEGRAVSGPDEAVAGQGLLDLLGVRVGAWVRMTVEGRPQILHVVGRTIEPESAGRVITTTVDALSERDPGLRPGFHALVLREGADPVTVSSALATAAGGTLEVRETPNPADRLEPARAVIAALIAVLALIGLIELLTLIGTGVRDRGRDLLALKAIGLTPRQIGAMIVTAAGLTALASALVGTVVGVLSGRWLVDTQGASSGIGAGIAQLPPLPVLLTVIVGAVLGAVVAAALPATRAARRRPADSLSETL